A genomic region of Arachis hypogaea cultivar Tifrunner chromosome 5, arahy.Tifrunner.gnm2.J5K5, whole genome shotgun sequence contains the following coding sequences:
- the LOC112801668 gene encoding agamous-like MADS-box protein MADS2 isoform X2, whose product MGRGKVELKRIENKINRQVTFAKRRNGLLKKAYELSILCDAEVALIIFSNRGKLYEFCSTSSMAKTLERYQKCSYGALEVNHQPAMETQRRYQEYLKLKSKVEALQKTQRNLLGEELDNLDVNELERLERQLDSSLKQIRSNKTQLLLDQLSDLQRKEEMLLETNNVLRSKLEEINMAIQPTWEAREQNAPYSRHPQQSEGYYETTQCNSTLQIGYGSSVTNDAVGGAGTSTQNASEFMHGWMEV is encoded by the exons ATGGGTAGAGGGAAGGTGGAGCTGAAGAGGATTGAGAACAAGATAAACAGGCAAGTGACGTTTGCAAAGAGAAGAAACGGTTTGCTGAAGAAGGCTTATGAGCTTTCTATCCTCTGTGATGCCGAAGTTGCTCTCATTATCTTCTCCAACCGTGGCAAGCTCTATGAGTTCTGCAGCACTTCTAg CATGGCGAAGACACTTGAACGGTACCAGAAATGCAGTTATGGTGCCTTGGAAGTAAATCACCAACCTGCTATGGAGACACAG AGGCGCTATCAAGAGTATCTCAAGCTGAAATcaaaagttgaggcactacagaAGACTCAAAG AAATCTCCTTGGGGAAGAATTGGATAACTTAGATGTTAACGAGCTTGAACGGCTTGAGCGTCAGCTTGACTCCTCGTTGAAGCAAATTAGGTCTAACAAG ACACAACTTTTGCTCGACCAACTCTCGGATTTGCAAAGAAAG GAAGAGATGCTGTTGGAAACAAATAATGTCCTCCGGAGCAAG TTGGAGGAAATTAATATGGCGATTCAACCAACATGGGAAGCTAGGGAGCAAAATGCTCCCTACAGCCGACACCCTCAGCAATCAGAGGGATACTATGAGACAACACAATGCAATAGCACATTACAAATCGG ATACGGTTCTTCGGTGACAAATGATGCAGTAGGTGGTGCAGGAACATCAACCCAAAATGCTAGTGAATTCATGCATGGATGGATGGAAGTATAA
- the LOC112801668 gene encoding agamous-like MADS-box protein MADS2 isoform X1, whose product MGRGKVELKRIENKINRQVTFAKRRNGLLKKAYELSILCDAEVALIIFSNRGKLYEFCSTSSMAKTLERYQKCSYGALEVNHQPAMETQRRYQEYLKLKSKVEALQKTQRNLLGEELDNLDVNELERLERQLDSSLKQIRSNKTQLLLDQLSDLQRKEEMLLETNNVLRSKVSRQNTTVVHLEEINMAIQPTWEAREQNAPYSRHPQQSEGYYETTQCNSTLQIGYGSSVTNDAVGGAGTSTQNASEFMHGWMEV is encoded by the exons ATGGGTAGAGGGAAGGTGGAGCTGAAGAGGATTGAGAACAAGATAAACAGGCAAGTGACGTTTGCAAAGAGAAGAAACGGTTTGCTGAAGAAGGCTTATGAGCTTTCTATCCTCTGTGATGCCGAAGTTGCTCTCATTATCTTCTCCAACCGTGGCAAGCTCTATGAGTTCTGCAGCACTTCTAg CATGGCGAAGACACTTGAACGGTACCAGAAATGCAGTTATGGTGCCTTGGAAGTAAATCACCAACCTGCTATGGAGACACAG AGGCGCTATCAAGAGTATCTCAAGCTGAAATcaaaagttgaggcactacagaAGACTCAAAG AAATCTCCTTGGGGAAGAATTGGATAACTTAGATGTTAACGAGCTTGAACGGCTTGAGCGTCAGCTTGACTCCTCGTTGAAGCAAATTAGGTCTAACAAG ACACAACTTTTGCTCGACCAACTCTCGGATTTGCAAAGAAAG GAAGAGATGCTGTTGGAAACAAATAATGTCCTCCGGAGCAAGGTATCAAGACAAAACACTACTGTTGTTCAT TTGGAGGAAATTAATATGGCGATTCAACCAACATGGGAAGCTAGGGAGCAAAATGCTCCCTACAGCCGACACCCTCAGCAATCAGAGGGATACTATGAGACAACACAATGCAATAGCACATTACAAATCGG ATACGGTTCTTCGGTGACAAATGATGCAGTAGGTGGTGCAGGAACATCAACCCAAAATGCTAGTGAATTCATGCATGGATGGATGGAAGTATAA